The following proteins are co-located in the Deinococcus radiotolerans genome:
- the trmFO gene encoding methylenetetrahydrofolate--tRNA-(uracil(54)-C(5))-methyltransferase (FADH(2)-oxidizing) TrmFO, whose amino-acid sequence MSERVTVIGGGLAGSEAALAAARLGVQVRLHEMRPVKMTPAHRSGNFAELVCSNSLGGEGELQSKGLLQAELRSVGGAIVGAADASKLPAGNALAVERDEFSARVTAAVREHPLIEVVEGEVEAVPDGIVVIASGPLTSDALAADVARVTGSERLSFYDAAAPVIAFDSINMDVAWRAGRYEQSADYINCPFTKDEYLAFFGALEQARSHTPHDWEKLEFFEGCMPIEEIARRGIDTPRFGPMSPKGLDDPKTGRWPYAVAQLRQEDREGRMWSLVGFQTGLKWGDQKAVVNLIPGLEGAEIVRYGVMHRNTYLNAPLVLESTLQLKADPTKLVAGVLAGTEGYLESAATGWLAGTNAARLALGLQPLTPPAESMLGGLTRYLASANPKGFQPMNVNWALVPELPAEINEKTGKPRKLGKREKRPVMFRRGLNAFMAWAQAEAGLTVTPPPVREPETVGAEG is encoded by the coding sequence GTGAGTGAGCGTGTGACGGTGATCGGTGGGGGTCTGGCGGGGTCGGAGGCGGCGCTGGCAGCGGCGCGGCTGGGCGTGCAGGTGCGCCTGCACGAGATGCGGCCCGTGAAGATGACGCCGGCGCACCGCAGCGGCAACTTTGCGGAGCTGGTGTGCAGCAACTCGCTGGGCGGCGAGGGCGAGTTGCAGAGCAAGGGCCTGCTGCAGGCGGAACTGCGCAGTGTGGGCGGCGCGATCGTCGGCGCGGCGGACGCGTCGAAGCTGCCCGCCGGGAACGCCCTAGCGGTGGAACGCGACGAGTTCAGTGCCCGCGTGACGGCGGCGGTGCGTGAGCATCCGCTGATCGAGGTCGTGGAGGGCGAGGTGGAGGCCGTGCCGGACGGGATCGTGGTGATCGCGTCGGGGCCGCTGACGTCGGACGCGCTGGCGGCGGACGTGGCGCGGGTGACGGGCAGTGAGCGTCTGAGCTTCTACGACGCGGCCGCGCCCGTGATCGCCTTTGACAGCATCAATATGGACGTCGCGTGGCGTGCGGGGCGGTACGAGCAGAGCGCGGATTACATCAACTGCCCGTTCACGAAGGACGAGTACCTGGCGTTCTTCGGGGCGCTGGAGCAGGCGCGCAGTCACACGCCGCACGACTGGGAGAAGCTGGAGTTCTTCGAGGGTTGCATGCCCATCGAGGAGATCGCCCGCCGTGGGATCGACACGCCCCGCTTCGGCCCGATGTCGCCCAAGGGCCTGGATGATCCGAAGACCGGGCGCTGGCCGTACGCGGTGGCGCAACTGCGTCAGGAGGACCGCGAGGGCCGCATGTGGTCCCTGGTGGGCTTCCAGACGGGCCTGAAGTGGGGGGATCAGAAGGCAGTCGTGAACCTCATTCCGGGCCTGGAGGGGGCGGAGATCGTCCGGTACGGCGTGATGCACCGCAACACTTACCTGAACGCGCCGCTGGTGCTGGAGTCCACACTGCAACTGAAGGCCGACCCGACGAAGCTGGTTGCGGGCGTCCTGGCGGGCACCGAGGGGTACCTGGAATCCGCGGCGACCGGCTGGCTGGCGGGAACGAACGCGGCGCGCCTCGCGCTGGGCCTCCAGCCCCTGACGCCGCCCGCCGAGAGCATGCTGGGCGGGCTGACCCGTTATCTGGCGAGCGCGAACCCGAAGGGCTTCCAGCCGATGAACGTGAACTGGGCGCTCGTGCCCGAACTCCCGGCCGAGATCAACGAGAAGACCGGCAAGCCCCGCAAGCTCGGCAAGCGCGAGAAGCGCCCGGTGATGTTCCGCCGGGGCCTGAACGCGTTCATGGCGTGGGCGCAGGCGGAGGCGGGCCTGACCGTCACGCCGCCCCCGGTGCGTGAACCGGAAACCGTTGGCGCAGAGGGCTGA
- a CDS encoding glycine--tRNA ligase, with translation MPATSMEELVSLCKRRGFIFQGSEIYGGLQGFYDYGPLGVELKNNIKAAWWRTNVYERDDMEGLDASIIMHRQVLRHSGHEATFSDPMVDNKKNNKRYRLDHLVKDQKADVIAKVAEAMGQSAENFPAVVAALNANPARASEALRAAGVRDPFSGEIGEWTEPKPFNMMFKTTIGPVADDESYGYLRPETAQGIFTNFKNVVDSTSRRLPFGIAQIGKAFRNEITPRNFIFRVRELEQMEIEFFCAPGTDEDWHEKWLEARLSWWEAQGVPRSKIEILDVPKEDLAHYSKRTYDLMYDYPTLGHEEIEGIANRSDYDLGSHTKNQSELGLVARVEENLDSIAKLTIPHPETNKPVVPFVIEPSAGVDRAMLAVLSEAFTKETLENGNERIVLKLRPHLAPIKVAVIPLARNKAELVDLARSIKNDLQKLGLGRILLEDSGNIGKAYRRHDEVGTPYCVTVDFDTVGKGEDASLTDTVTVRDRDTLAQERVKISDLSAYLQAKLR, from the coding sequence ATGCCTGCAACCTCGATGGAAGAACTCGTCAGCCTGTGTAAACGCCGGGGCTTCATTTTCCAGGGCTCGGAGATCTACGGGGGCCTTCAGGGCTTCTACGATTACGGCCCGCTGGGCGTGGAACTCAAGAACAACATCAAGGCCGCGTGGTGGCGCACGAACGTGTACGAGCGCGACGACATGGAGGGCCTGGACGCCAGCATCATCATGCACCGGCAGGTGCTGCGCCACAGCGGGCACGAGGCGACCTTCAGCGACCCGATGGTGGACAACAAGAAGAACAACAAGCGCTACCGCCTAGACCACCTCGTGAAGGATCAGAAGGCGGACGTGATCGCTAAAGTGGCCGAGGCGATGGGGCAGAGCGCCGAGAACTTCCCGGCGGTCGTGGCGGCGCTGAACGCGAACCCCGCGCGGGCCAGCGAGGCGCTGCGCGCGGCGGGCGTACGGGACCCGTTCAGCGGCGAGATCGGCGAGTGGACGGAGCCCAAGCCGTTCAACATGATGTTCAAGACGACCATCGGCCCGGTCGCGGACGACGAGAGCTACGGCTACCTACGTCCCGAGACCGCCCAGGGGATCTTCACGAACTTCAAGAACGTCGTGGACAGCACCAGCCGCCGCCTGCCGTTCGGGATCGCGCAGATCGGGAAGGCGTTCCGCAACGAGATCACGCCGCGCAACTTCATCTTCCGCGTGCGGGAACTCGAGCAGATGGAGATCGAATTCTTCTGCGCGCCCGGCACCGACGAGGACTGGCACGAGAAGTGGCTCGAAGCCCGCCTGAGCTGGTGGGAGGCGCAGGGCGTGCCGCGCAGCAAGATCGAGATCCTGGACGTGCCGAAAGAGGATCTGGCGCACTACTCCAAGCGCACGTACGACCTGATGTACGACTACCCCACCCTCGGGCACGAGGAAATCGAAGGGATCGCGAACCGCAGCGACTACGACCTCGGCTCGCACACGAAGAACCAGTCGGAACTGGGCCTCGTGGCGCGCGTGGAGGAGAACCTCGACTCGATTGCCAAGCTGACCATCCCCCACCCGGAGACGAACAAGCCGGTCGTGCCGTTCGTGATCGAGCCGTCCGCCGGGGTGGACCGCGCCATGCTGGCGGTTCTGAGCGAGGCGTTCACGAAGGAGACGCTGGAGAACGGCAACGAGCGCATCGTGCTCAAACTCAGGCCGCACCTCGCGCCCATCAAGGTGGCTGTGATTCCGCTGGCGCGCAACAAGGCCGAACTGGTCGACCTGGCCCGCTCCATCAAGAACGACCTGCAGAAACTCGGCCTGGGCCGCATCCTGCTGGAAGACAGCGGGAACATCGGCAAGGCGTACCGCCGCCACGACGAGGTCGGCACGCCCTACTGCGTCACCGTGGACTTCGACACCGTCGGCAAGGGCGAGGACGCCAGCCTGACCGACACCGTCACCGTCCGTGACCGCGACACCCTGGCGCAGGAGCGCGTCAAGATCAGCGACCTCAGCGCGTACCTCCAGGCGAAACTCCGCTAA
- a CDS encoding YdcF family protein, which translates to MTGERWRNVAGGVAVGAGLAVLTAFLGEVRAPPGLLLGLIVAGGVAGAFRPSWVALRVGAGALAVLIAACLVTPVLRGPLGSLTLHESPVRADAIVALGAGVHCGSRELEASAVARLTGALALWRAGYAPVVTVSEQSGLIGPRDCPKMSMLETELTRALYGAGGPTLVTLKNVTTTRDEAARVRDLARARGWARVLLVTSPSHSRRAAALFRSQGVSVVSVPAQEWRFDQTLTQPSDRLVALRVLIYEGLSRVKAALGGTPER; encoded by the coding sequence ATGACTGGTGAGAGGTGGCGGAACGTGGCGGGCGGCGTGGCGGTAGGTGCAGGACTGGCCGTGCTGACCGCCTTTCTGGGCGAGGTGCGCGCCCCGCCGGGGCTGCTGCTGGGCCTGATCGTGGCGGGCGGCGTGGCAGGGGCGTTCCGGCCGTCCTGGGTGGCCCTGCGGGTCGGTGCAGGCGCGCTGGCGGTCCTGATCGCCGCCTGCCTTGTGACGCCCGTGCTGCGCGGCCCACTCGGATCCCTGACCCTGCACGAGTCCCCGGTCAGGGCGGACGCCATCGTGGCCCTCGGAGCGGGCGTCCACTGCGGGAGTCGTGAACTGGAGGCCAGCGCCGTGGCCCGCCTGACCGGCGCGCTGGCCCTGTGGCGGGCCGGGTACGCGCCGGTCGTGACCGTCTCGGAGCAGTCGGGCCTGATCGGGCCGCGCGACTGCCCAAAGATGAGCATGCTGGAGACCGAACTGACCCGCGCCCTCTACGGGGCGGGCGGACCCACCCTGGTCACGCTGAAGAACGTCACGACCACCCGCGACGAGGCGGCCCGCGTGCGCGACCTGGCCCGGGCGCGCGGCTGGGCACGGGTGCTGCTCGTCACGTCACCCAGCCACTCGCGCCGCGCCGCCGCGCTGTTCCGCTCGCAGGGCGTGAGCGTCGTCAGCGTACCCGCCCAGGAGTGGCGCTTCGATCAAACCCTGACGCAACCCAGTGACCGCCTCGTGGCCCTGCGCGTCCTCATATACGAGGGCCTGTCGCGCGTGAAGGCGGCGCTGGGCGGCACGCCGGAACGCTGA
- a CDS encoding DUF305 domain-containing protein: MNLRRALPFIAVLLAALAAALLLAPRLTPPAEGSREVRFVREMIQHHTQAIDMATRVRDTTTDPELRTLALDIMLGQQEQIGQMRGWLTLWGRPWGGEGMSAEHARMMGMATQAEVARISAQPEKQAEVTFLQLMTRHHQGALAMVPPALESGVRPEVQALARQIQAAQSAEITLMTRLLKDRGAQPLPAPGGMGGMDMGDHQH, encoded by the coding sequence GTGAACCTGCGCCGCGCCCTTCCGTTCATCGCTGTCCTGCTCGCCGCCCTGGCGGCCGCACTGCTGCTCGCGCCGCGCCTGACCCCGCCGGCCGAGGGCAGCCGCGAGGTGCGCTTCGTGCGCGAGATGATCCAGCACCACACGCAGGCCATAGACATGGCGACCCGCGTCCGCGACACCACCACAGACCCGGAACTACGCACCCTGGCGCTGGACATCATGCTGGGCCAGCAGGAGCAGATCGGGCAGATGCGCGGCTGGCTGACCCTCTGGGGCCGCCCCTGGGGCGGAGAGGGCATGAGCGCCGAGCACGCCCGCATGATGGGCATGGCCACCCAGGCCGAGGTGGCCAGGATCAGCGCCCAGCCGGAGAAGCAGGCCGAGGTGACCTTCCTGCAACTCATGACCCGCCACCATCAGGGCGCGCTGGCGATGGTGCCCCCCGCCCTGGAGAGCGGCGTGCGGCCCGAGGTGCAGGCCCTCGCCCGGCAGATCCAGGCCGCGCAGAGCGCCGAGATTACCCTGATGACCCGCCTCCTGAAGGACCGGGGGGCGCAGCCGCTGCCCGCACCCGGCGGGATGGGTGGCATGGACATGGGCGACCACCAGCACTGA
- the murD gene encoding UDP-N-acetylmuramoyl-L-alanine--D-glutamate ligase has product MKLDRVLVYGLGRSGRGAARFLAGAGVRGEWLDARPAPDDEALMAELGWARGDAGRAYDVVVAAPGVPIDHPDLLALQSRGAEVIGEMVLAARLRPALPMVGITGTAGKGSTTVLVAQLLRAAGLNAREGGNIDPPLLDIVDSAEVAVVELSSFQLERVPGLRLPVAVITNLGVDHLDRHGTVEAYHAAKRNITAGQGSGDVLVVPEGLSVPTRAQVRPFTPQWIALADGTPVMDASELPEGVHPANAAAAVLAAEALLTHLGRPVDAGVLAGALRAAQPVSGRFETVARIGNVRFVEDSIATRTIAVQAALERAATPVAWLVGGRDKGADLAPLREAAAGRVAQVIAFGEDGEALARGLGLPYRAVVGADGEATMRAAAQAGLDALGGPEGEGTVLLAPIGTSFDQFRDYKARGEAFRRAALALVGAEVRA; this is encoded by the coding sequence GTGAAGCTTGACAGGGTGCTGGTGTACGGGTTGGGCCGCAGTGGGCGCGGGGCGGCGCGCTTCTTGGCGGGGGCCGGTGTGCGGGGCGAGTGGCTGGACGCGCGGCCCGCGCCGGACGATGAGGCGCTGATGGCGGAGCTGGGCTGGGCGCGCGGCGACGCGGGCCGCGCGTATGACGTGGTGGTGGCCGCGCCGGGCGTGCCGATTGATCATCCGGATCTGCTGGCCCTGCAATCGCGCGGGGCGGAGGTGATCGGCGAGATGGTCCTGGCCGCCCGTCTGCGTCCCGCCTTGCCGATGGTGGGGATCACGGGTACGGCCGGGAAGGGCAGCACGACGGTGCTGGTCGCGCAGCTGCTGCGCGCGGCGGGCCTGAACGCCCGTGAGGGCGGGAACATCGATCCGCCCCTGCTGGACATCGTGGACAGCGCCGAGGTGGCGGTGGTGGAGCTGTCGAGTTTCCAGCTGGAGCGCGTGCCCGGGCTGCGGCTGCCAGTGGCGGTCATCACGAACCTGGGGGTGGATCACCTCGACCGGCACGGGACGGTCGAGGCGTACCACGCGGCGAAGCGGAACATCACGGCGGGTCAGGGGTCCGGGGACGTGCTGGTTGTCCCGGAAGGTCTGAGCGTGCCGACCCGGGCGCAGGTGCGGCCCTTCACGCCGCAGTGGATCGCGCTGGCGGACGGCACGCCGGTGATGGACGCCTCCGAACTGCCCGAGGGGGTGCACCCGGCGAACGCGGCGGCGGCGGTGCTGGCGGCTGAGGCGCTGCTCACCCACCTGGGCCGCCCGGTGGATGCGGGTGTGCTGGCCGGGGCGTTGCGCGCGGCGCAGCCGGTGTCCGGGCGCTTCGAGACGGTCGCCCGCATCGGGAACGTGCGCTTCGTGGAGGATTCGATTGCCACGCGCACCATCGCGGTGCAGGCCGCATTGGAACGCGCCGCCACGCCGGTTGCGTGGCTGGTGGGGGGCCGGGACAAAGGCGCGGACCTCGCCCCGCTGCGTGAGGCGGCGGCCGGGCGGGTGGCACAGGTGATCGCGTTCGGGGAGGACGGCGAGGCGCTCGCCCGGGGCCTAGGTCTCCCCTACCGCGCTGTGGTGGGCGCGGACGGTGAGGCGACCATGCGCGCCGCCGCGCAGGCTGGACTGGACGCCCTGGGTGGGCCAGAGGGTGAGGGCACGGTGCTGCTGGCCCCCATCGGTACGAGCTTCGATCAGTTCCGGGATTACAAGGCGCGGGGCGAGGCGTTCCGCCGGGCGGCGCTGGCCCTGGTGGGCGCGGAGGTGCGGGCGTGA